CAAAGGCCCGGCCACCGATGCTCAGCGGGCCATGTACGAGGCGATTCTGGAGGCGATGGAGCTCGCCTTCGGGCGCATCCGCGACGGGTTTGACGCGCAGGCCATCCACCAGGCGATCCTCGACCTATTTGAGGCCAAGGGCTTTTCCACGGGTGAGCAGGACGGTCGTATGCAGGGGTTCTTCCACAGCACCGGCCACGGCCTCGGTCTCGAGATTCATGAGCCCCCACGAATCTCAAAGGCCCCCGAAATCCTCAGAGCGGGGATGGTGGTGACTGTGGAGCCGGGCCTTTACTACGCCGGCAATGGCGGCATCCGGGTCGAGGACATAGTTGTGGTGGAGGTTGGTGGCTGCCGCAACCTGACGGCCTATCCCAAGTTCCTGGAGGTTTAGATAAGAAGGGCTAGGCTCCCTACCCGCCTTTTTTTTCCAGCTCGAATAAGATCACAGGGCAGAAAGGGCTTTTTAGGAGCCCGATTCGGTGGAGCCGTACAGGGTGGAGCCCCGTCCCCTCAAGGGCCCCCTCCAGCTCTGAGGTTGAGTAAGTCTTGAGGCGATGGGGAAGAGTGGGATCGTGCCAATGCAGGAGTCGGAACCTCAAGACGGTTGGGAGGTTCCATCGGTTCCTGATGTCTATCAGGCAGCGGCCGCCGGGCTTGAGGACGCGGGCCATCTCCAGCAAAAAGGTGCGTATGACGGCCATGGAAGGTAGGTTGTAAAGGGTGTTTAAGCAGGAGGCCGCTTCAAAGGTCCCGTCCGGGAAAGGGAGAGCTTCGGCCCTGGCGCTCACCAAGTGGGCCGCGGTGCCTCCATGATTGTCCAGGTAGGTTCGCGTGAAGGAGCGAAGCTGGTCCGTGGCGTTGTCGATCCCCACCGTATAGAGATTAGGTGCGGTGAGGGCAAGCTCTTCTAAGAAGAACCCTCTGCCGCAGCCAATCTCAAGGAATCGGCCTGAGGCGCCAACAAGGGCCAGGGCTGCGCGGTGCCGGACACGAGGCTGGTAGAAGCCCCGTGCAATGCCCTCCCGGGCCGTCAGGCCTCTCACCGCCCTGAACAGCTTTGGAATCATGGTCACGATACTTTGGCCGGGTGGTCTTACTTATGCCTCTGGCTTATTGGCGATGACTCTGCGCCAGTAGTCCAGAAAATCGCACAATGTCTCCTCCAGCACCTAATCCCGTAGATATCCAAGCCTTCCATCTCAATTAACAGCTCCACCAAGTGGCGGCCGGCGAAACCGGTAATTCCGGTTATCATAACCTTCATGGGGCATCATCCTCGGCTTCGTCAGGCGCCACAGACGAAACCGTGTGCTCCCCTTCGGTTGATACGGGGGATTGTCGCTCTTTGTCGTTCTCCCGTCTCCAACGGGTCACGTTCTCCAGGATGGTCACCAGTAGTAGAATCACGACTGCCTGGACAATCAGCAGTAAGGCGTCCCTCGTTTGAGCATTGCGCAGGACCGTGGAGGTCAGTCCCAGACAGAAGGACAGCAGTAAAATGAACAGCACGCTCTGGCGCGGGCTGTCGAGCACCTCCGCCAGACGGTGGTGCAGATGGTCCTTTCCCGTGTATTCCAACCACTCCCTTATGGTCGAGATCTTTCCAGTGTAGAACCGGGCTATTGTGGTATGGAACATATCGAAAATGAGCACGCTGAATATGAGCAAAGGAGCGGAAATGGAGACAATGGGGTTTTGGTGCGCCCACTCACCCAGCACTGCCAAGCAGGCCAGGGCGAAGCCGAGGAAGGTGCTCCCGGTATCGCCCAGGAAGATGGTTGCGGGCCCGTTGAACCGAAAGTTGTAGGGCATGAAGCCGACCGAGGCTCCGAAGATGGCGATTGCCAGCCATCCAAGGTAGGGCTGGTTGGTCTGGAAGGCCAGGATCCCCAAGAAGAAAGAAATGACGGCGGCCAGCCCCGGGGCGAGACCGTCCATTCCGTCGAAGAAGTTCATGGCGTTCGTGATACCGACGATCCAAATAATCGTGAGTGCGCCGTTGACCAGCGTGCTGCCTATCCAGGCCTGGGGAATCAGGACGAGGGTCACCCCGCTGGCCATGACAATGGCTGTTGCCACTAGCTGGGCGGCGAGCTTGGTCCGGGCACCTACGCCTACAACGTCGTCGATGACCCCTATGACGACGACAATCGTGCTTCCGATAAGGATACCCTTGATCTGCGGGATGAAGAGGAAGTTGGCGAAAATCGAGCACGTGAAAGCGATATAAATGGCCAGGCCTCCCATCAGCGGCGTCGGATGGACGTGCACCTTCCTGGAGCTTGGGATATCTACGACATCGAGGGCCGAGGCCCCGGAGCGGACCACTGGGGTCAGGAGATAGGAGATGGCGAAGGATAAGCCGAGGATGTAGGCCGACCTGAGGCCCCATGCAGTGAGGAGGTGTTTTGTGTAGGGAAGCAGGAGGGCTATTAACAAGCCCAGTACCGAATAGTAGGTGGTCCTCTCAGTAGAAGTCATAGGCGGCCGTGGCCCCAGGTCCTAGTCCACGTTTACAAAAAGGCGAAGCGGGATAAACCCTTCGGCATTTTTCACTCGACCCTGGATGCCTCGGAAATGCGCTGCCGAGCGAGCGAAGTCCACAATCGTAAGCCCCTCAATGTTGGTCTTCGTCACCTGAGAGGCGTGGGCCTCCAGACAGGCGAGCTTATCCTCTAGCTCATTCTCTATATCGGTGAACACGGTGGGGGCGAAGTTTTGTGTCGTGGGGACCTCGTAGAATAAGACGTTCTTGATGTATCGAGTAGCGGAGGTGGTGACCTTAGAGAGGGCGCGGTGGTCTTGATGGGTGTCGTCAAAATAGTGGACGAAAATGATGTTGGGGCTGACGACTTTGATGACATCCTCGATGCGAGATATCAGCTCTTTGTCAAGAGGCAGCTTGGTGTCCGGGTATTCGAAGATAAACAGGTCCGTAGCACCCATAATCTGGGCCGAGCGCCTGAGCTCCTTAGCCCGCACATTTCCATCGCCGCCTTGATCCCCATGTGTCGCGACGAGGAGGTAGACCTTGTGGCCTTGGCGCGTGTACTTGATGAGGGTGCCGCCGCAGCCGAACTCGATGTCGTCAGGATGAGCGCCTACGGCTAAGATGTTCACAGGAGAGTCTCCCTGGCTCGGCGGACCAACTCAAATCCTCCCTTTCCGCAGTTGAAGAGCAAGTCAATGGCGGCCATAGCGGGTTCAAAGTGTTCAAAACATTGGGGATAGACCGGGTGTGTAAACTCTTGAAACTCGACGGCGATCTTCGCTTCTTCGAACATTTTCATATCCATATAGTTTCTTCCCCCCACGCCTGCGAGGTAGGTCTCTGCCTCCAGGGCCTTGCAGAGGTCAATAAGCCGTGCCGTGGGCTCCTGATGGGTTTCAAAGGATGAGGCCAGGTGTACTGGGGTCACGATACCAAAGGCTTCCTTGAGGTATGTTAGGGTATGGAGGCAGAGTTCTACGAGCTTTGGCCATAGCTTGACATAGGTGTCGGTAAGGAAGGGCAGGTGCTCCATAAAGTGAGGTGCGCGGCCGTAGTTGAGCTTGAGCGCTTGTAGGTGCTTCCGGCTCCATGTCTGCTCGTTGTCGATGGTGACCTCGAGCAGGGGCGCTTTGTAAGCGCTCTTGACCGGAACTGTGAGCCACGTCCAGCCGTCGGCCGTCCTGATGCGGTTGCGGTTCTGGTGCTCCCGCCTGACAAACTGGACCGTATCGAGTACGACAAAGGCATCAGCCCTGTCAAGCTTATCCAGGTAGCCAAGCCAGGGGAGGTAGTGAGGTTGGTGGATAGCAACAATCATAGGTGGGCTAGTGGTGAATAAACGGTCCTCGCTAAGCGGTCCAGCGCCTCATAAAGGCACTTTTGTCTCGTAGTATACCAAGCCGGGGGGCAAGTGGCTAGCTCTAAGAGGAACCTGCTGTAAATCAATTGCTAATATCCTCCCGGCGTGGGGCGGCGAAGAGAGGGTTGGGCAAAATCAAGACCGTAGCCATCGGACGGGCCATCAACAATGCGGTTTATCTCGGGCTGTTGGGGGTTCTACTAGCCGGCCTAGGCTACGGGGTCAAAGCGGCATTGGTGGCGACAGTCCTCCTCATACCTTGGCCTAGCACGGAGAGTTGAGGAGGTCTCTATAGACCTGATCAATCCCGTCGAGCATAACCTGGTGTGAAAAGCGTTCCCGAACCCGCTGGGGCCCGGCTTCCCCCATCCTGCGGCGGGCGGTCTCGTCTTCGAGGAGCTGGAGGATGGCGCTTGCCAAGGCCTGGGGATCTTCTGGTGGGACGAGTAAACCTGTGACCCCGTCTTCGACGACCGACGGCAAGCCTCCCACGGCTGTTGCCACCACCGGTCGGCCGCAAGCAAGCGCTTCGACGGCGGCCCTGCCCATCCCCTCGTTCCGGGATGGGAGTACCGAGAGGTCAAAGACGTGGTAGAGGGGTTCTAGACGCTCCTGCCAGCCGAGGAAGAGCCACCGTTCGGCCACACCCAGGCGGCGGGCTTGATCCTCCAGGGCCCTTCGTTCCTGTCCATCGCCCGCGACCACAAACCAGGCGTCAGGTCTGTCCCGCAGCACTATGGCCGACGCCTCGACAAGTTGGTCGTAGCCTTTGACCCGGTCCAGTCTCCCGACGCTGCCCACGACAGGCCCGCTTTGAGGCAGGCCCAACGTGGCCCGCACTGCTGGCCCCTCCTCGGCTGGGAGGGAGCCAAAACCCTCCAACTCCACCCCACTAGGGATGACCCTGAACTTCTCCTTAGGGGCGATCCCCCAAGCCACATGCTCCTCTACGCCTATGGGCGTGAGCGTGATGATGGTGTTGGTGATATGAGCCGTTAGGCGCTCGGCGTAGACGAAGAGCCGAGAGAGGGCGGGCCGGTAGTATCCGGTAAAGACGTGGCCGTGGGGTGTGTGAACCAGGTGTCGGCAGCCAGCCAGCCGGGCAGCCCACCGGCCCAGGATGCCCGCCTTGGAGGAGTGGGTGTGTACTAGATCGAACCGTTCGCGCCGGAACATCCGATAAAGGGCCCAAAAGGCCTGCAGGTCAGCCAGGGGGCGGATGGCCCG
The sequence above is a segment of the Nitrospinota bacterium genome. Coding sequences within it:
- a CDS encoding WbqC family protein gives rise to the protein MIVAIHQPHYLPWLGYLDKLDRADAFVVLDTVQFVRREHQNRNRIRTADGWTWLTVPVKSAYKAPLLEVTIDNEQTWSRKHLQALKLNYGRAPHFMEHLPFLTDTYVKLWPKLVELCLHTLTYLKEAFGIVTPVHLASSFETHQEPTARLIDLCKALEAETYLAGVGGRNYMDMKMFEEAKIAVEFQEFTHPVYPQCFEHFEPAMAAIDLLFNCGKGGFELVRRARETLL
- a CDS encoding undecaprenyl/decaprenyl-phosphate alpha-N-acetylglucosaminyl 1-phosphate transferase, with amino-acid sequence MTSTERTTYYSVLGLLIALLLPYTKHLLTAWGLRSAYILGLSFAISYLLTPVVRSGASALDVVDIPSSRKVHVHPTPLMGGLAIYIAFTCSIFANFLFIPQIKGILIGSTIVVVIGVIDDVVGVGARTKLAAQLVATAIVMASGVTLVLIPQAWIGSTLVNGALTIIWIVGITNAMNFFDGMDGLAPGLAAVISFFLGILAFQTNQPYLGWLAIAIFGASVGFMPYNFRFNGPATIFLGDTGSTFLGFALACLAVLGEWAHQNPIVSISAPLLIFSVLIFDMFHTTIARFYTGKISTIREWLEYTGKDHLHHRLAEVLDSPRQSVLFILLLSFCLGLTSTVLRNAQTRDALLLIVQAVVILLLVTILENVTRWRRENDKERQSPVSTEGEHTVSSVAPDEAEDDAP
- a CDS encoding PIG-L family deacetylase, with amino-acid sequence MNILAVGAHPDDIEFGCGGTLIKYTRQGHKVYLLVATHGDQGGDGNVRAKELRRSAQIMGATDLFIFEYPDTKLPLDKELISRIEDVIKVVSPNIIFVHYFDDTHQDHRALSKVTTSATRYIKNVLFYEVPTTQNFAPTVFTDIENELEDKLACLEAHASQVTKTNIEGLTIVDFARSAAHFRGIQGRVKNAEGFIPLRLFVNVD
- a CDS encoding methyltransferase domain-containing protein, whose amino-acid sequence is MIPKLFRAVRGLTAREGIARGFYQPRVRHRAALALVGASGRFLEIGCGRGFFLEELALTAPNLYTVGIDNATDQLRSFTRTYLDNHGGTAAHLVSARAEALPFPDGTFEAASCLNTLYNLPSMAVIRTFLLEMARVLKPGGRCLIDIRNRWNLPTVLRFRLLHWHDPTLPHRLKTYSTSELEGALEGTGLHPVRLHRIGLLKSPFCPVILFELEKKGG